The DNA window GAGCGACCCGCTCAACGTGCGGATGCTGGACGAGCTTCGCGCGGTGGCCAAGTGCCGCATCATCCCCAACGTGGCGGGCCGGTCCTCCATTGCCCGGGCCTTTGCTCGTCTCTACGAGCAGAACATGGAGCTGGAGGACGCGGACACCAACTTCAAGGTGGTGGACGCCCAGGGCCGCACGGTGGTGAAGAACCTCAAGGACCTGGACCCGGCGGCCGCCGCCGTCGTCTCCGCGCCCAAGCCCCCGCCCGCCGCCGCTCGTCCCGCTCCGGCGCCAGAGCCCGCGGCCCGGGGTGGCGCGGGAGGTGGCAGCCCCGCCGACCTGTTGCGCAGCGTGGAGGAAGTGCAGCGCAAGGAGGTCGCGGCCCTCAAGGCCATGGTGGAGCTGCTCATCGAGAAGGGCGTGTTCTCCCGCGAGGAGTACCTCGCCAAGGTCAAGCGGTAGCCCTTCGTCATGCGCAAGAAGATTGGTGAGCTGCTCGTCGAGGCGGGGGTGGTGACGGAGGAGCAGGTGCGGGTGGCGCTCGGGAGGCGAGGCGCTCCAGGCCAGATGCGGCTGGGCGAGACGCTGGTGGCCCAGGGGCTGTGCGCACCGGTGCACGTGGCCCGCGCGCTGGCCGTGCAGCACGGGCTGCCCTTCATGGAGTTGCCCGAGGAGATTCCCTCCGAGGTGTCCTCGCTGGTGTCCCTGGACTTCCAGTCGGAGCACCGCGTGTTGCTCTTCCGCCTGGAGGTGGAGGGGCGCAGCGAGCGCATTCATGTCGGGGTGGAAGACCCCGGAGACCTGACGTTGGTGGATGAGCTGCGCTTCCAGCTCCGCAAGCAGGTGCGGGTCTTCGTCGTGGCGTCGGACGACCTGGACACCGCGCTGGCCCGGGCGCGGGGAGAGCCGCTGGACATCGTGGAGGCGATGCCGCTGGACGAGGAGGATGGCTTGGGCCACGCCCCCTTCTCCGCGGGGACGCCACTGGAGTGGGAGATGCCGGAGACGCCGAAGCCCCCCGCCGTGAGAGCTCCACCCGCCGCCGCTCCCGCCGCGCGCCGGCCCAGCACGCCCCCTCCACCTCCCGCCGAAGCCCTTCGGCCGGGGGCGGGAGGTGACTCGCTCGATGACCTCCTCGGCGTGAAGCCCGCCGCGCGTCCTCCTCCGCCTCCCGCCCTGGGCGCGGAAGATGAGGAGCCGAGGCCTCGGGTGCCGGTGGTGCTGTTTGGTGGCGCCGCGAAGGGCTCCCAGCCCGCGCTGGCCCTCACGCCGACGCCGGACTTCTCCGATGATGACCTGGCCATCCTGGACGACCTTGAGCGCATGTCTCGCGGCGACGAGGCGGTGCTGGACACGGAGAAGGTGAAGCCCGCGCGCATGGTGGCCAGCCTCATCCGCCTGCTCATCCGCAAGGGGCTCATCCAGGAGGTGGAGTTCCTGGAGGAGCTGGCGAAGAAGTGACGCACGCCGCGTCGCCCACGCACGCTGGCCCCCTGTTGGACGTCCGGGGACTCACCGTGGAGTTGTCGCGGGACGAGGGGCCGGTGCGCGCGGTGGATGGCGTGTCCTTCTCGGTTCCCCCGGGCGGCACGCTGGGCGTGGTGGGGGAGAGCGGCTGTGGAAAGAGCCTCACCGCGTTGTCCGTGTTGCGGCTCGCGCCCCAGCCGCCCATTCGGGTGGCGGCGGGCGAGGTGCTCTTCCAGGGGCGCGACCTGCTGAAGCTCTCCGACGAGGAGCTGCGGCGCGTGCGCGGACGTCACGCGGCCATGGTGTTCCAGGAGCCGATGACGTCGCTCAACCCCGTCTTCACGGTGGGGGAGCAGATCGCCGAGGGCGTCCGGCACCACCTGGGTGCCTCTCGCTCACAGGCGCGCGAGCGTGCCGTGGAGATGTTGAGGCAGGTGGGCATTCCCGCTCCAGGTGAGCGAGTGGATGCCTGGCCTCACCAGCTCTCGGGTGGAATGCGTCAGCGGGTGATGATTGCCATGGCGCTGGCGTGTGACCCGGCGCTGCTCATCGCGGACGAGCCCACCACCGCGTTGGACGTCACCATCCAGGCGCAGATTCTGGATTTGCTCAAGCGCCTGCAGGCCGAGCGCGGCATGGCGGTGATGCTCATCACCCATGACCTGGGCGTCGTCGCCGAGAGCTGCGACACGGTGGTGGTGATGTACGCGGGGAAGGTGGTGGAGCAGGCGCCAGTGCGCGAGCTGTTCGCGCGCCCCGCCCATCCGTACACCGCGGGCCTGCTGCGTTCGCTTCCGGCGCTGGGAGGCGAGGTGGAAGCGAGTGCCTCGGGTGTCCGCCGCAGGCTGCGCGCGATTCCCGGCATGGTGCCGGCATTGGGGAGAGGGCCGTCTGGCTGTGCGTTTCGGGAGCGGTGCGAGCATGCGCGCGAGGAGTGCTCACGGGTGGCCCCGGTGCTTGAGGCCAAGCGCGGTGGCCAGCTCGCGGCCTGTCATCATCCGGTGCCCGCGCCATGAGCTCTGAACCGCTGCTTCAGGCCAGGAATGTCGCGGTCCACTTCCCCGTGCGAGGAGGATGGCTTCAGCGCGCGCGCGGCGCGGTGAAGGCCGTGGACGGCATCAGCCTGGACGTGTTCCGGGGCGAGACGTTGGGGTTGGTGGGGGAGAGTGGCTGCGGCAAGAGCACGCTGGGGCGCGCGTTGCTGCGCCTGGTGGACCCCACCGCGGGTTCCGTCCACTTCGATGGGCAGGAGCTCACGGGGTTGTCGCAGCGCCAGTTACGGCCGCTGCGCCGGCGCATGCAGTTCGTCTTCCAGGACCCGTATGCGTCGCTCAATCCTCGGCTGACGGTGCGCGACATCCTGGGCGAGCCCTTCGATATCCACGGCCTCGCGCGAGGGCCGGGAGAACGGGAGCGCGAGGTCGCGTCGCTGCTGGATGCGATGGGACTTCCTCGCGAGGCGCTCGGGCGTTATCCGCATGAGTTCTCCGGAGGGCAGCGTCAGCGCCTGGGCATTGCCCGCGCCATCGCGTTGCGCCCGGACCTGGTGGTGGCCGATGAGCCCATCAGCGCACTCGACGTCTCCATCCAGGCTCAAATCGTCAACCTGCTCGTGGACCTGCAGCGCGAGCGGGGCCTCACGTATGTCTTCATCGCGCACGACTTGAACATCGTCGAGCACATGTCCACCCGCGTGGCGGTCATGTACCTGGGGCGCATCGTGGAGCTGGCGCCGGCGCGGGGCCTGTACAGCCGTCCTCGCCATCCCTACACCCAGGCGCTGCTCGCGGCGGTGCCGGTGCCGGACCCGGAGCGGACTCGCACGCGGGTGTTGGTCCCGGGCGAGCCGCCGTCTCCGCTGGCGCCCCCTCCGGGATGTACGTTCCATCCCCGATGTCCCCGCGCGATGGAGCGCTGCCGGCGCGAGTCACCTCCGCTGTACTCGCTGCCGGATGGACATTCCGCCGCGTGTTTCCTGGCGGAAGAAGAGTCCCAGCAGTCCACGCCCACCCCACACTCCGGAGGTGCCGACGGTGTTCTGGCTCAGTCACCATCACCCGGATGAGTACAACCGCACGTACCTGCTCGGCGGGCTTCGGGTGTGCGCTCGCTGCCTGGGGACGTACCCGGTGTTGCTGGCCTCGCTGGTGGGGTTGTTCGCCGTGCGCGCTCCCTTGAAGTGGGAGTGGGACGTGCCGGTGGTGCTGCTCCTCACGCTTCCCGCGCTGGTGGACTGGGCCGTGGGGCGTTTTCGCCCGGCCTCGGGTTCCAACGGAGTGCGGACGGCGACGGGAGTCCTGCTGGGCCTGGCGCTTGGCCGCTCCCTCCAGGTCCATGTCCAGCGGCCTCTGCCGACGGTGCTGTTGGCCCAGGCCGCATTGGTGACAGTCGTCGCGCTCCCTGTCATTCTCGCCACTTACCGGAAGCCACGACCGGATTAGACCCTTGTTCGCCGTCGCCCGTTAAGAGGGCTCGGGTTGAGGGTGGGCCGGAGTGAGCGTGGCTCCACGAGCGATGGGGGAGTGTTGGGACCGGAGACCTCAGACGAGCGGCTGATGCTCGCCTTCCAGGCGGGGGACGCTCGTGCGTTCGAGGCGTTGGTGCGCAGGCACAGGACACCGGTTTTCAACTTCATCCTGCGCTTCGTCGGCCAGCGCGCACGGGCGGAGGACGTGCTGCAAGAGACGTGGCTGAAGGTGGTACGCAGCGCCGGCGAATACCAGGCGAAGGCCCGGTTCACGACTTGGGTCTACACCATCGCGAGGAACCTCTGTGTGGACAGCGCGCGCAAAGAAAGCTACCGCCAGGCCGCGTCCCTGGAGTCGCCGGTGAAGGGTGAGAATGGCGAGGAGGGGCGCGCCTTGGCGGATGCCCTGCCGGATTCAGGAGCCAGCCCGGAGCGTGGTGCCTTCAACGCTCGCCTGCGCCCGCTGCTGGAGCGCGCCCTGGCGGCCCTTCCGGAGGAGCAGCGCG is part of the Myxococcus landrumus genome and encodes:
- a CDS encoding general secretion pathway protein GspE, whose translation is MAQIKLGELLIKANVLQESQLKAALAEQAKWGGKLGEILVRMSLVSEDILVRALSKQLGMPAVNLDSVQVLPPHVKAKIPVQTARDFSVLPLQLRDEGKTLVVAMSDPLNVRMLDELRAVAKCRIIPNVAGRSSIARAFARLYEQNMELEDADTNFKVVDAQGRTVVKNLKDLDPAAAAVVSAPKPPPAAARPAPAPEPAARGGAGGGSPADLLRSVEEVQRKEVAALKAMVELLIEKGVFSREEYLAKVKR
- a CDS encoding DUF2085 domain-containing protein, with product MFWLSHHHPDEYNRTYLLGGLRVCARCLGTYPVLLASLVGLFAVRAPLKWEWDVPVVLLLTLPALVDWAVGRFRPASGSNGVRTATGVLLGLALGRSLQVHVQRPLPTVLLAQAALVTVVALPVILATYRKPRPD
- a CDS encoding ABC transporter ATP-binding protein translates to MTHAASPTHAGPLLDVRGLTVELSRDEGPVRAVDGVSFSVPPGGTLGVVGESGCGKSLTALSVLRLAPQPPIRVAAGEVLFQGRDLLKLSDEELRRVRGRHAAMVFQEPMTSLNPVFTVGEQIAEGVRHHLGASRSQARERAVEMLRQVGIPAPGERVDAWPHQLSGGMRQRVMIAMALACDPALLIADEPTTALDVTIQAQILDLLKRLQAERGMAVMLITHDLGVVAESCDTVVVMYAGKVVEQAPVRELFARPAHPYTAGLLRSLPALGGEVEASASGVRRRLRAIPGMVPALGRGPSGCAFRERCEHAREECSRVAPVLEAKRGGQLAACHHPVPAP
- a CDS encoding RNA polymerase sigma factor, with the translated sequence MLGPETSDERLMLAFQAGDARAFEALVRRHRTPVFNFILRFVGQRARAEDVLQETWLKVVRSAGEYQAKARFTTWVYTIARNLCVDSARKESYRQAASLESPVKGENGEEGRALADALPDSGASPERGAFNARLRPLLERALAALPEEQREVFILREYSGIPFKDIAEVTGVSENTVKSRMRYALDGLRRRLAELGVDGDLAEDGRTVVG
- a CDS encoding general secretion pathway protein GspE, whose translation is MRKKIGELLVEAGVVTEEQVRVALGRRGAPGQMRLGETLVAQGLCAPVHVARALAVQHGLPFMELPEEIPSEVSSLVSLDFQSEHRVLLFRLEVEGRSERIHVGVEDPGDLTLVDELRFQLRKQVRVFVVASDDLDTALARARGEPLDIVEAMPLDEEDGLGHAPFSAGTPLEWEMPETPKPPAVRAPPAAAPAARRPSTPPPPPAEALRPGAGGDSLDDLLGVKPAARPPPPPALGAEDEEPRPRVPVVLFGGAAKGSQPALALTPTPDFSDDDLAILDDLERMSRGDEAVLDTEKVKPARMVASLIRLLIRKGLIQEVEFLEELAKK
- a CDS encoding ABC transporter ATP-binding protein — protein: MSSEPLLQARNVAVHFPVRGGWLQRARGAVKAVDGISLDVFRGETLGLVGESGCGKSTLGRALLRLVDPTAGSVHFDGQELTGLSQRQLRPLRRRMQFVFQDPYASLNPRLTVRDILGEPFDIHGLARGPGEREREVASLLDAMGLPREALGRYPHEFSGGQRQRLGIARAIALRPDLVVADEPISALDVSIQAQIVNLLVDLQRERGLTYVFIAHDLNIVEHMSTRVAVMYLGRIVELAPARGLYSRPRHPYTQALLAAVPVPDPERTRTRVLVPGEPPSPLAPPPGCTFHPRCPRAMERCRRESPPLYSLPDGHSAACFLAEEESQQSTPTPHSGGADGVLAQSPSPG